From Epinephelus lanceolatus isolate andai-2023 chromosome 12, ASM4190304v1, whole genome shotgun sequence, the proteins below share one genomic window:
- the saga gene encoding S-arrestin a isoform X2, with protein sequence MSPKNVVFKKICKDKSVGVYMGRRDFVDRVDSVDPVDGVIIIDPEALQGRKVFVTLSCTFRYGRDDMDVMGIAFRRELYLSTRQVYPPLQDREKGIHTRMQAKLLRKLGDNAYPFFFEFPDNLPCSVALQPAPHDVGKQCAVEFEIKAFSAESQDAKIRKRSTVKLMIRKVQYAPENEGVAPSVETTRDFVMSDKPLLVKASLDKEMYYHGEVVNVHVSITNNSNKNIKNIIVSVDQVATVVLYSNDSYVKSVAIEEPGDSVSPGATLQKVYKLLPVLANNRERRGIALDGKLKHEDTNLASSSIIKEGVLKEVMGIMVSYRVMVKLIVGGMMGSSEVGLEVPFKLMHPKPDAVKESEMEEEMEFQEFKRSYLKGMIDDEDEDGNVSGGDDMAPKEK encoded by the exons ATGagtccaaaaaatgttgttttcaagAAGATTTGCAAAGACAAGTCG GTCGGAGTCTACATGGGCAGAAGAGACTTTGTCGACCGCGTTGACTCTGTGGATCCAGTGG atggcgtCATCATCATTGATCCTGAGGCTCTGCAGGGGAGGAAAG TGTTCGTCACCCTGTCCTGTACTTTCCGGTACGGCAGGGATGACATGGATGTGATGGGAATCGCCTTTCGCAGGGAGCTGTACCTGTCAACTCGCCAGGTGTACCCGCCTCTGCAGGACCGCGAGAAGGGAATCCACACCAGGATGCAGGCCAAGCTGCTGCGTAAGCTGGGAGACAACGCCTACCCGTTCTTCTTTGAG TTTCCTGACAACCTGCCTTGCTCAGTGGCTCTCCAGCCAGCACCTCATGATGTCGGCAAG cAATGTGCTGTGGAGTTTGAGATCAAAGCGTTCAGCGCTGAGAGCCAGGACGCTAAAATTCGCAAACG GAGCACAGTTAAGCTGATGATCAGGAAGGTCCAATACGCTCCAGAGAACGAGGGAGTGGCGCCCTCTGTTGAAACCACCAGGGACTTTGTCATGTCGGATAAACCGCTGCTTGTCAAGGCCAGTCTGGACAAAGAG ATGTACTACCATGGTGAAGTTGTCAATGTGCACGTCAGCATCACAAACAACTCCAACAAAAACATCAAGAACATCATCGTCTCTG TGGATCAGGTGGCTACGGTGGTGTTGTACTCCAATGACAGCTACGTCAAATCTGTGGCCATCGAGGAACCTGG AGACTCGGTGTCTCCTGGAGCGACCCTGCAGAAAGTCTACAAGCTGCTGCCCGTGCTGGCCaacaacagagagaggaggggcaTCGCTCTGGATGGCAAACTGAAGCATGAGGACACCAACCTGGCATCATCCAGCAT tATCAAGGAAGGTGTGCTGAAAGAAGTTATGGGGATCATGGTGTCGTACAGAGTCATGGTGAAGCTCATCGTCGGAGG GATGATGGGATCAAG CGAGGTCGGCCTAGAGGTTCCCTTCAAACTGATGCATCCTAAACCTGATGCAG TGAAGGAGAG tgagatggaggaggagatggagttTCAAGAGTTCAAACGCTCCTACCTGAAGGGGATGATTGATGACGAGGATGAAGATGGCAATGTGTCGGGGGGTGACGACATGGCGCCCAAAGAGAAATAA
- the LOC117271673 gene encoding uncharacterized protein LOC117271673, whose amino-acid sequence MLHISDGAMLSRLLGLLVLSSLCSAMLKPNFNDSSTEDQGTNWSHRSRSMPMPSGYMPFSEGHPDDMDSKTQMNQGDMYSGDTDSNAPMNQGNMYSDNMDSNTPMRYGNIYNMNTEDTNSGDPPKTIESRMFGSTDPMMPPMPDTGICEMLMNSAAPVDQIPFFCLCWHCKGTVGPKGDRGDRGPAGAPGSPGRRGMMGFPGQPGFTGSQGVKGQKGDMGEKGQPGTVGFTGMKGSRGFKGEKGESGMEGPPGSQGPQGETGTCPASCESVQGPPGPQGPPGSAGAQGLPGVKGTMGPQGIKGNKGDLGRPGDPGMDGQKGEQGEQGMCECTDGADGADGRPGSKGAKGVKGNTGVQGVQGPMGLKGNEGDMGLMGPPGPCSPAIQSAFSACINESFPIHNWPVAFPIVLTNQQGHFNPLMGMYTAPVNGTYVFSFHLAVAKKVLKVGLYREHYPMVRATETTHQSTTSQTVVLHLIMGQRVWLQVKDETTNGMYTDAESSGTFSGYLLYPDSCDMPMGRHHWPQQISTGFKWDSPSSSTTPSPTPPQ is encoded by the exons ATGTTGCACATCTCAGACGGAGCG ATGTTGTCGAGGCTGCTGGGACTCCTcgtcctctcctccctctgctcagCCATGCTGAAACCAAATTTCAATGACTCCAGTACAGAAGACCAAGGCACCAACTGGTCTCACCGCAGCCGTAGCATGCCGATGCCCTCCGGCTACATGCCATTCAGCGAGGGGCACCCTGACGACATGGACTCCAAAACGCAGATGAACCAAGGCGACATGTACTCTGGCGACACGGACTCCAATGCGCCGATGAACCAAGGCAACATGTACTCTGACAACATGGACTCCAACACACCAATGCGCTATGGCAACATATACAACATGAACACAGAGGACACAAACTCTGGAGACCCCCCAAAGACCATAGAGTCCCGGATGTTTGGAAGCACCGATCCAATGATGCCCCCCATGCCTGATACTGGGATCTGTGAAATGCTGATGAACTCGGCAGCGCCTGTTGACCAGATTCCTTTTTTCTGCCTCTGTTGGCACTGTAAGGGCACCGTGGGGCCCAAAGGAGACCGTGGAGACCGGGGCCCTGCGG GTGCACCTGGGAGTCCTGGAAGAAGAGGAATGATGGGGTTCCCTGGTCAACCAGGATTCACAGGCAGTCAAGGGGTGAAGG GTCAGAAGGGAGACATGGGGGAGAAAGGACAGCCCGGCACTGTTGGTTTCACCGGGATGAAGGGCAGCCGAGGCTTCAAAG GAGAAAAAGGGGAATCAGGAATGGAAGGCCCCCCAGGCTCACAGGGCCCTCAGGGAGAAACCGGTACATGCCCTGCCTCCTGTGAGAGTGTCCAGGGTCCACCAGGTCCACAAGGCCCCCCTGGATCAGCCGGAGCCCAGGGCCTGCCTGGGGTCAAGGGAACCATGGGACCTCAAGGTATTAAGGGAAATAAGGGTGACCTAGGTAGACCCGGCGACCCCGGCATGGATGGCCAGAAGGGTGAGCAGGGTGAGCAGGGGATGTGTGAGTGCACAGATGGAGCAGATGGTGCTGATGGGAGACCAGGAAGTAAAGGAGCTAAAGGGGTCAAAGGTAATACTGGTGTCCAGGGTGTACAAGGCCCCATGGGGCTAAAAGGCAACGAGGGTGACATGGGTCTCATGGGGCCACCTGGGCCCTGCTCCCCAGCCATCCAATCGGCATTCTCTGCGTGTATCAATGAGTCGTTTCCTATTCACAACTGGCCTGTTGCTTTCCCAATCGTCCTTACCAACCAGCAGGGGCACTTCAACCCACTCATGGGCATGTACACGGCCCCTGTCAATGGCACCTATGTGTTCAGCTTCCACCTGGCAGTTGCCAAAAAGGTTCTTAAGGTCGGCCTGTATCGCGAACACTACCCCATGGTGAGAGCAACAGAAACAACCCATCAGTCCACCACCAGCCAGACTGTCGTCCTCCACCTCATCATGGGACAACGGGTGTGGCTGCAAGTGAAGGATGAGACCACTAACGGCATGTACACCGACGCTGAGAGCAGTGGCACGTTTTCTGGATATCTGCTGTACCCCGACTCCTGTGATATGCCCATGGGCCGACATCACTGGCCTCAGCAAATTAGTACAGGATTCAAGTGGGACTCTCCTTCCTCATCTACCACACCTTCCCCCACCCCTCCACAATAG
- the saga gene encoding S-arrestin a isoform X1 produces the protein MSPKNVVFKKICKDKSVGVYMGRRDFVDRVDSVDPVDGVIIIDPEALQGRKVFVTLSCTFRYGRDDMDVMGIAFRRELYLSTRQVYPPLQDREKGIHTRMQAKLLRKLGDNAYPFFFEFPDNLPCSVALQPAPHDVGKQCAVEFEIKAFSAESQDAKIRKRSTVKLMIRKVQYAPENEGVAPSVETTRDFVMSDKPLLVKASLDKEMYYHGEVVNVHVSITNNSNKNIKNIIVSVDQVATVVLYSNDSYVKSVAIEEPGDSVSPGATLQKVYKLLPVLANNRERRGIALDGKLKHEDTNLASSSIIKEGVLKEVMGIMVSYRVMVKLIVGGMMGSSEVGLEVPFKLMHPKPDAVRWRRRWSFKSSNAPT, from the exons ATGagtccaaaaaatgttgttttcaagAAGATTTGCAAAGACAAGTCG GTCGGAGTCTACATGGGCAGAAGAGACTTTGTCGACCGCGTTGACTCTGTGGATCCAGTGG atggcgtCATCATCATTGATCCTGAGGCTCTGCAGGGGAGGAAAG TGTTCGTCACCCTGTCCTGTACTTTCCGGTACGGCAGGGATGACATGGATGTGATGGGAATCGCCTTTCGCAGGGAGCTGTACCTGTCAACTCGCCAGGTGTACCCGCCTCTGCAGGACCGCGAGAAGGGAATCCACACCAGGATGCAGGCCAAGCTGCTGCGTAAGCTGGGAGACAACGCCTACCCGTTCTTCTTTGAG TTTCCTGACAACCTGCCTTGCTCAGTGGCTCTCCAGCCAGCACCTCATGATGTCGGCAAG cAATGTGCTGTGGAGTTTGAGATCAAAGCGTTCAGCGCTGAGAGCCAGGACGCTAAAATTCGCAAACG GAGCACAGTTAAGCTGATGATCAGGAAGGTCCAATACGCTCCAGAGAACGAGGGAGTGGCGCCCTCTGTTGAAACCACCAGGGACTTTGTCATGTCGGATAAACCGCTGCTTGTCAAGGCCAGTCTGGACAAAGAG ATGTACTACCATGGTGAAGTTGTCAATGTGCACGTCAGCATCACAAACAACTCCAACAAAAACATCAAGAACATCATCGTCTCTG TGGATCAGGTGGCTACGGTGGTGTTGTACTCCAATGACAGCTACGTCAAATCTGTGGCCATCGAGGAACCTGG AGACTCGGTGTCTCCTGGAGCGACCCTGCAGAAAGTCTACAAGCTGCTGCCCGTGCTGGCCaacaacagagagaggaggggcaTCGCTCTGGATGGCAAACTGAAGCATGAGGACACCAACCTGGCATCATCCAGCAT tATCAAGGAAGGTGTGCTGAAAGAAGTTATGGGGATCATGGTGTCGTACAGAGTCATGGTGAAGCTCATCGTCGGAGG GATGATGGGATCAAG CGAGGTCGGCCTAGAGGTTCCCTTCAAACTGATGCATCCTAAACCTGATGCAG tgagatggaggaggagatggagttTCAAGAGTTCAAACGCTCCTACCTGA